The Rhodopirellula islandica genome segment CCGCATTCCGCCCCGCCTTTCGGGCAACCCCTACTCACGGGTACGCATCGAGATCTCCCCAAATAAGGGACGTCCTTGATCGCTCAAGAACACGTGATCTGTCCCCGCCCAAGTGCTTGATCTACCTCCGCTCAGAACTCCATCAAGGCATCCGCCGGGCTTCCGGTTCGGCTTCTCGATCAGTAGCCCACTGTGATCCAAGGGATCGCTCCGCGACGGGCCTAGAGTCGTCGGCCTCGTATCAAGTTTCTGTACGTCACCTGGTGGGTCTTGGCGAGAAGATGTCCAGCGACGATTCTTTGCTGGCTTACCGATCATCTTCGCAGGCTTCCTCCCCACGGTTTGTCACCTCCCCGCAGTTGCTCCGGGTGGCTTGGGGAATGGCCTCGTACTGTCTTTCTTCAGAGTTACATTTGGTAGACTGACTCCTCGAAAAAAACCGGAACGAAGTACAGGGGACTTGCACCCCATAAGATCACGCCCATGTCGGGCGTACTGCACACGGAGTCGGTCTTGCGAGCGATTTGGCAATGGACACCTTTCCCCCCCGCGCCCCGTGACGGGCACGATCATTTGATATGGATATGAATATCGCCAATCGCTTTCTCGTCTCCGCATGCTGTTTGCTCTGCGGCTGCGCTCCTGGGAGCGAATCAGCGCCGCTGGCGACCGTCTCAGTTGTGACGATGCTCGAATCAGTCAATGAGGCGAGGGTCATGTCTGTGTCGGACGTTGAAACCGTCGTCAACAATGCCGCGAGCTCAAAACGTGCAATCGTTTTTGTTTACGTGGGGTGGGCACCTATGCGTCCGCAACTCGACCGTTTCGCCGAACTTGCTATCCGGTGGGGCGAAATCCATCCGACTGATCCAATTGGATTCCATTTCGTTGACTTTACAAACGTGAGCAACGACTACCAGCCGCTTACGTCCCTTCCTGGGTGGCCCACACGCGAAGGGCGTCCGTATCCTGAACGATTAGGCGGATGGGGAGAACTTGTCTGGATTCGCAACGGTCGTATCGATCATATTCAGACGGCACTGGACTTTCCAACAGTTGACCCGCTCGTCCATCTGACCTCGAGCCTATTTGCGCACCAAACTTACAAATAACATTGCCGTGGACCAGAGTCGCAAGTTTTGGCAACGACAAAATCTTTCGACGCGTCCCGGTTACCGCCAGCGTTCGCCCGACGAAGTTGAAGACTTGAATCCGTACGATCCGCCCGAAGCAGACGACACTGGGCAACCTGTAGAGAAGTCCTCAGAGCAGCGGATAAGCATGCCGTTCCGTATCGGGCTTGGAATTTTCGCGGTGTTGATGTTCGCATGCACAATTGACGCAATCGTGGACTTGGCGATGCATTTCCAGTTATTGGCCGCATTGCAAATATTCATGGTGTGCGAATTGACCCAATTGATGGCGTCGCTTGCAATCACCGGCAGAGGCGGGTGGACTTTAAGCATTTACCTTTAGTCGCGTTTGCCTGCTTTGGTCAAGTAGACATCACCACTGCTTCACACCACCAAGAACCGCGGCGAACCATCCATGCAATCGAGCGGCGAAATCGGGCGTTTTAAAATGGAAGATAGACCGTCGCCGCCGGCTGATCGGAACCGTTCGTCGACCGGAGATTCGTTGACCCCTTACGCATCGTCCACGTCTATAGGTAAAACAAGCGAACGCAAGGCGTCCGCTCCGCAAAACGCCTGCCCGATTTGTGAGCAACGTTTTCCTCGGACACGACGTTACACAGCTTCATTTCGTTGCTCGAGGTGCGAAACAAGAATTGGTTTCAAGCCCCGACTCAAATACACCTTGCCGGCACTGATTGGCTGTTCCGTTCCCTGGATTGCTTTGTGGATCTGCGTGAAAAATGATCCCTCGCAGCTTTCGGTTCTAGGACTTTGGCTCATGGTGCCGCCAATTCCGACGTTCTTCGGAGCAATGTTCGTGTCTCAAGCATTCGGGAAGCCCACAGCATACAATGGTTTGTGGTGGGCCTCTGCTGATGTAGCGGACGCTTGGCGTTCAGAGTGGAAAAGTCACGACGAACCAAGCGATGGACGCTGAACCGCCGACAACGCGTTTTCAAATGGATGATCGATCGCGGCGGCCCGGTCATCGCAAACGTCCTGCCACTGAAAGCTTTCATGAGTGACACTTCCAAGCGAAAACAGGAGTCTCGCGTGACCTACGGTTCGGAAGTGGACTGGACCGAAGTTCAGCGAGTAGAACGCGATATTTGCCTGCTGTACCATCAGTTGGCCGATTACTCGTACATCATGGGGGACCTCTGTTACGGCGATGTATTCTCGCTTCCCTACTGGGAGTATCTGCAGATAGAAGAATTGGAATCCGATCAGGCCGTTTCATTTGCGACGGATGCTTGGTCATGCTCTACGCCATGGCACTCGATGTTCTAGACGACAGCGGAAACTACTTGACGATGGATCGCGATCGTTACAACGCTATTAAAAGTGCCGTGGATTGCCTACAACCCAATGGCCACGATACGGATCGGCTTGCATCCGCTTTGAAGAAATTGTTTCAAGAGATCGATCGCAACCCCTCGAAAATGGAGGGGTCGGTATATTTAATGGACGAAGTTACCGATATGACATGGGTCCACGAACACTTCGTTCAACGCTATTTCACTGAACGAGCAAGTAGGTTCCCGCAGAGATGACAAAACGTCCCGCAGATCCAGTACAGCCATCGCAAAGCAGAACAATCCGATGCACGGGAGCGGCGAAGTCACGTTGTTTGACAATGGAAACTCCCTCGCCGCCGCCCCGTGATCAGTGACGTTCCGGCATCCAAAAAACTCGTGCTCAGCGAAGCGGTGCTCGTACTCGTGATCGGAACCAGCCCTTGTGTCCGCGCAAACATTTGGCCACGAACGCCTCGACGCTTACCGACTCTCGATCGACTAGTGGTCTGTCAGGACTTGTTTGTAGGGTAGTGGACGAGGCCACGAGTCCTGAACCGGCGTCAAATCCAAGGACTCGTGGCCTCGTCCACTACGATCAACCCTAACTTTTAACTTTGACGGACCACTAGAATTCTTGGACGGTTGGCCGAACGACGATTTCGTTGACGTCCACGTCAGCCGGTTGCGAAATGGCGTAGGCAATCGCGTCGGTGATCGCGGTTGGTGAAATTGCCATCTTGTACATCTCATCGACGGTTTGTGAACTGGCGCCGTGGGAGGTTCCCTGCTTCAGTTCCGTGTCGATCAATCCCGGCAGGATGGTCGTGGTGCGGATCGCTCCGCCGACCTCTGTTCGCAGACCTTCGCTGATCGCACGAACCGCGAATTTTGTTCCGCTGTAAACGGCACCGCCACCCACCACTTTCAGTCCCGCGACAGAACTGATGTTGATGAAATGCCCGGTGCCTTGACTTTGAAAAATCGGCAAACCAGCGGCAATGCCATACAGCACACCCTTGATGTTGATGTCGATCATGCGTTCCCATTCGTCAACCTTCAGCTCGCTGAGCGGGGCGATCGACATGAGGCCTGCGTTGTTGATGACAACATCGACGCGGCCGAACGCATCAACGGCTTTGTTGACCAGTGCCTGCACTTGCTCGACATCGGTCACGTCCGTTGCGAGTGCTTCCGCTTTGCCGCCATTTTGACGGATCTCGGACACGATGGCGTCCAGCCTTTCGATGCGGCGAGCTCCCAAAACGACCGCTGCGCCCTGGGAAGCCAAATGGCGGGCGGCGTCTTCACCAAGTCCACTGCTGGCTCCGGTGATAACAACCACTTTGCCTTCGATGTTCGTACTCATGCTGTTTCCTCGATTGGATTGTCTGGGATCGAATGCTTCTGCCGCTCGTGATTGTCGGCAAACGCTCGATTGAAATATGCAGAGGAGGCAACCGACCGCCAAAGCGGCCACCACAGACAACCCTGCGTCCAACCACAAACACGCAGCAGGAGGCGACCTCCAGCTCGTCGACTAGATCCAGTCGGGTTCCCAACCTTTGCGATACGGTTTGGTAACCCACTGCTGAGCGTCGGCGTGATTGGTGATCTTCATCGCCTCCGCGTCCCACTGCAGTTCTTGACCTGGGAACCGGATCCCGATGGTTCCCAGCAAGACCGTTTCTGTCAGCGGCCCCGCATAGTCGAAGTGCGAAGTTGTTTCTCCCATTCCTCGGCAAGCGTCCGCCCACTGGGTGTAGTGGTCGACCGAAGGGATCACCGGCAGATCCTCCGCAACGGATTGATCCGCACGATAAAGCACAGGCATCGCAACATGTGGAATCACCAACGATCCCTTTTCACCAACCAGTACCGATCCCGCGCCGGGAAGTTTCGCGTCATCGGGAAGGTGCGTCAGACGCTCACGCGGTGGCGACACACCGACACCGTCGTACCAAGTGACCGACAGCGTTGAATCCGCCGTGTACTGAGTCCCCGGAAACTCGTATTGCACCGTCGCTCGATCGGTCCAGGTCTCTGGCATCAATTCGGGTGCGTCGACGATCAGCTTCGTTGGCGACTGGATTTCCAAAGCTTTGAAGACCGGATCCAGGATGTGACAACCAAAGTCGCCCAACTGCCCTGTGCCGTAGGCTTGCCATCCTCGCCAATTGAACGGGTGATACATACCAATCTTGTAGGGACGTTCCGCAGCCACGCCTTGCCACAAATCCCAGCGAACATTCGCGGGAACCGGATCGCTGCCGCTTGGACGCGGAATGTTTCGCGGCCAGGAGGGGCTTCCACCTTGCCACGAGTGCACCTCGCGAACCTTGCCAATCATTCCTTCATGAACAAGGTGGACCGCGGTGCGATACGCCGAGTGGGATTGAATTTGATTGCACATCTGAGTCACCACCTCAAACTTCTTGGCTGCCTTTTTCATCTGGCGAGCTTCCGTCACCGTGTGAGTCAGTGGCTTTTGACAGAAGACATGTTTCCCCAGCTGAATCGCCGGCAGGGAAATCGGTGCGTGCATGAAATCTGGCGTGGAGACCAGGACGCCTTGCAGATCATTGCCTTCATCCAGCAGTTTTCGCCAATCGGCGTAGCGCCGCGCCGATGCGAATCGTTCTGCGGCCTGGCCAAGGTGCTTGGGCGAACTATCAATGTCGCACAAACCGATCACGTCCACCTGCGGGCTGGCGGCGACACCTAGCAAATCGCTCCAGC includes the following:
- a CDS encoding SDR family oxidoreductase, translating into MSTNIEGKVVVITGASSGLGEDAARHLASQGAAVVLGARRIERLDAIVSEIRQNGGKAEALATDVTDVEQVQALVNKAVDAFGRVDVVINNAGLMSIAPLSELKVDEWERMIDINIKGVLYGIAAGLPIFQSQGTGHFINISSVAGLKVVGGGAVYSGTKFAVRAISEGLRTEVGGAIRTTTILPGLIDTELKQGTSHGASSQTVDEMYKMAISPTAITDAIAYAISQPADVDVNEIVVRPTVQEF
- a CDS encoding Gfo/Idh/MocA family protein, translated to MRDVKNRRSFLKSTAIAGTAITLSATQYSRVHGANERLQIASVGTGGKGWSDLLGVAASPQVDVIGLCDIDSSPKHLGQAAERFASARRYADWRKLLDEGNDLQGVLVSTPDFMHAPISLPAIQLGKHVFCQKPLTHTVTEARQMKKAAKKFEVVTQMCNQIQSHSAYRTAVHLVHEGMIGKVREVHSWQGGSPSWPRNIPRPSGSDPVPANVRWDLWQGVAAERPYKIGMYHPFNWRGWQAYGTGQLGDFGCHILDPVFKALEIQSPTKLIVDAPELMPETWTDRATVQYEFPGTQYTADSTLSVTWYDGVGVSPPRERLTHLPDDAKLPGAGSVLVGEKGSLVIPHVAMPVLYRADQSVAEDLPVIPSVDHYTQWADACRGMGETTSHFDYAGPLTETVLLGTIGIRFPGQELQWDAEAMKITNHADAQQWVTKPYRKGWEPDWI